In one Aquificaceae bacterium genomic region, the following are encoded:
- the pgeF gene encoding peptidoglycan editing factor PgeF produces the protein MRAKDLREGKEALIFSLQKGRARLAIKRWQEDSDVLTLKQVHSARVYLLSEAVEGLEGDGIITQTPGLKIGIRTADCVPVAFLGEKTVAVVHAGWRGLREGIIEKTLEILSSLERLENFLAFVGPSARACCYEVGEEFKNYFVSLHYKKGRHYMDTQSETILRLKKGGIGRIFQYGVCTICHHSLPSYRRDKTQERILTLAELVA, from the coding sequence ATGCGTGCGAAGGACCTCAGAGAAGGCAAAGAAGCTCTAATATTTTCCTTACAAAAAGGAAGGGCAAGGCTTGCCATAAAAAGGTGGCAAGAGGACAGCGATGTGCTAACTCTTAAACAGGTGCATTCTGCGAGGGTCTATCTGCTCTCAGAGGCAGTTGAAGGTTTGGAAGGAGATGGCATAATAACCCAAACCCCCGGGCTAAAGATAGGTATTAGGACTGCGGACTGCGTGCCTGTTGCCTTTCTTGGAGAAAAAACTGTGGCGGTGGTGCATGCAGGCTGGAGAGGTCTAAGGGAAGGCATAATAGAAAAAACCCTTGAAATACTCTCAAGCCTTGAAAGACTTGAAAACTTCCTCGCCTTTGTGGGACCCTCTGCGAGAGCCTGCTGTTATGAGGTGGGTGAAGAGTTCAAAAATTACTTTGTGAGCCTACACTACAAAAAGGGAAGGCACTACATGGACACCCAGTCAGAGACCATCCTAAGGCTAAAAAAAGGCGGAATAGGACGGATTTTCCAGTATGGCGTATGCACCATATGCCACCATAGCTTACCTTCATACAGAAGAGACAAAACGCAAGAGAGAATTTTAACCCTTGCGGAACTCGTTGCCTAA